From the Flavobacterium gyeonganense genome, the window TCAAAACGATCTGAATTAAAACCTCCCAAATCGCTGTCTTTAATCATATTGTATACCTGTGGAGCCAACTCATTAAATGTTGGTTCATTCGCCACTTTTTCATCTGTTATACCATGTACTTCGGTTGTATGCGGCGGAATTGGAATTGTTGGATTAACTAACCAGGTTTTGCTTTCTTTATTTCCGTTTGGAAAAACTTTAAATATTGAAATTTCTACAATCCTGTCTTTTCCGATATCAATTCCGGTCGTTTCTAAATCGAAAAAGCAGATTGGTCTACTGAGTTTGAGTTCCATTTTTTTATTTTTGAATTTACAAAAGTAATTTTTAAAGCCGAATTATCACTAACAATTACCGCAAACAACTGTTAAATTATTTTATAAAGGCAGATATTACGAAAATAAAAAATCCGGCAAAATTTAATTCTGCCGGATTTAACATTCTAAAATATATTATTTTAAAAATCCCTATCAACATCAAATGCTTCTAAATACTCCGCCACACGTTTCACAAAGCTTCCGCCTAAGGCCCCATCTACTACTCTATGATCATAAGAGTGCGATAAAAACATCTTCTGACGAATTCCGATAAAATCACCCTCAGGTGTTTCTATAACTGCAGGCACTTTACGAATTGCCCCTAAAGCCAGGATTCCAACTTGTGGCTGATTAATAATTGGAGTTCCAAAAACACTTCCAAAAGTACCTACATTTGTCACAGTATATGTGCCTCCCTGAGTATCATCAGGTTTTAGCTTTCCGGTTTTAGCACGATTTGCCAAATCATTTACCGCTTTTGCCATTCCGACAAGATTTAACTGATCTGCATTTTTAATAACAGGCACAATCAGATTGCCATTTGGCAAAGCAGCAGCCATCCCTAAATTTATATTCTTTTTTCTGATAATATAATCTCCCTCAACCGATATATTGATTCCCGGAAAATCTTTTATTGCTTTTGCAACAGCTTCCATAAAAATAGGTGTAAAGGTAAGTTTTTCGCCTTCTCTTTTTTCAAAAGTAGCTTTAACCTTTTCTCTCCATTTGACAATATTCGTCACATCCACTTCAATGAAAGACTGAACATGTGCAGAAGTTTGAAGCGATGCTGTCATATAGCCAGAAATTAATTTACGCATTCTGTCCATTTCAACAATTTCATCCTCTCCATTAACAGAAACCGGAACTGTGTGTTGCGTTTTTTGAGGTATTGGTTCTGCTGATTTTGGAGAAAGTACAACTTCTACTTTTTTATCATCAGATTTACGGTTTTCAATGTATTTTAAAATATCTTCTTTCGTAACACGTCCTTCTTTTCCTGAACCTGGTATACCTTCTAATTCAGAAACAGAAATACCTTCTTCCTTAGCTATATTTTTCACCAATGGGGAAAAGAATTTATCCGAATCCGAGAAATTCTGAGGAGTTAAAACAGCTTCTCTTACAGCATCAATTGTTTTCTCAATTTCAATTGCCTCAGCAGGAATTACTGTTTTTTCAATCGATTTTACTTTTGAAGCACTATCTCCTTCTGTTTCAATAATCGCTATAACTTGTCCAACCTGAACCAGATCATCTTTGCCAAATAATTGTTCAACTAAAATTCCCGACACTTCACTTGGTACTTCACTATCAACCTTGTCCGTTGCAATTTCCAGTACCGCTTCGTCAGCTTCAATTTTGTCTCCAACTTGTTTCAACCAGTTTGTAATGGTTGCTTCAGCTACACTTTCTCCCATTTTCGGAAGTCTCAATTCAAATCTTGCCATATTATTAACCTAAAAGGTGATTTTGATTTTCAGATTGCGAAATTACTAAATATTCAAAATATAAATTACATAAAATTTAATTTTTACTCAATTTTTATTATTTCACCACGTTCATTTTTAGAATTACTTCCAATTATAAAACTAGTTTTTTTGGGTAAAATTTTAAAAGTAATATTAGTACGTTTAAGACTTTCTAAGATTTCGATACATTTTTTAAAAGAAACGTATTGATTATCTAAAATAACCTCAATTCTTTTACCCCCTGAAAGGAGGCACGAATTTACCATTTTTTCCTTTTTGAAATCTAAAAAACTGACTTTATTTTTTAAAATTGAAGACAATTGGGGGCTCAAAATTTCATTTTCAGAAAAGAAAACATAACTTTCCGGTAATGGATTTAACTTAGGTTTTCCCTGAAACATTTTCACAACCGAAAAAAGAAAAATTCCAACTTTAATAAAAACCGAAAAAAATAAGGATTTTCTAAAATGCTTCTGATAGAAAAATTCCATTGCTTCCTGAAATCGTCTCATGTATTTTTCGTCCTTGACAGTACTTTCTCCTTTATAATGTATTACTGATGTTTCATGAAAATAGTAATTGTTTTTTTGATTTTGCAAAACAGAATAGGATAAATCTATGTCGTCTGCATACATAAAACAATTTTCATCGAAACCTCCGATTTGCAAGTACAATTCGCGTTCCATCACCATAAATGCACCTACTAAAATATCAACCTTTCCTGTTTTATTTTCTGATAAATGCTGCGCATAATACTGATTAAAAAGCTTTTGATTGGGAAAAAACTTATATAAACCAAAAATTTTTGTAAAAGCAACCCAGGGCGTTGGGATTCCGCGTTTGCTTTCAGGTAGAAAATTTCCTGTCCCGTCAATTAATTTACAGCCGATAATACCGAGATTCTTTTTTCCTTCGGCGAAAGCCAAAATTTTTATAAACGTATCTTCTGCAACTACTGTATCGGGATTAAGAATACAAATATATTTGCCTTTAGCCTCAGCTACACCAATATTATTTCCTCTTGGAAATCCTGAATTTTCTTTATTTTCAATTAGTCGTACTTCAGGAAACCTGCTTTTCATCATTATGCAGCTATCATCATCAGAATTATTATCGACTACAATAATTTCCCCATCAATACCAGAAAGGGCTTCCTGCACACTCAACACACACTGTTCCAGAAAATAGCGTACATTATAACTAAGAATAACAACTGATAACTGCATCAAAAAATTTAAGTTGAAATATTTAGGAAAGTTAAAAATTTTCAAACAAACCCAACGTGATAAAAGACATTTTCGCTATTCAGAAGATACGGCACCATATACTACTATTTTTATTTATATAATTTTAGAAATGATTCTTGCAATAGAACTCAAAATATTCACATAAATGTTAATTCAAATTTCTTCACATCACAATGGTAAAACTCCGGCAATAAACAAAAATAGTTGTTGCATTTTTTCTACTTTTGTCTCATGCTATCATTCTTAAAACAAAAACCACATTTAAAGGATCTTTTATCAGGTGATTATATTGATATTCACTCGCATTTATTGCCAGGCATAGACGATGGTGCCAAAACAATATCTGACACAGAGAGCCTAATAAAATCATTCGAAAAGATTGGGGTTTCGCAATTTATAACAACGCCCCATATTAGTCATTACATATGGAATAATTCTCCTCAGACTATTCAGAAAAATCATGCAGAAACGAGCGTACTATTAAGCAATACTAATGCATCCAAACCTTTTTTGGCTGCAGCAGAATACTTTATGGACGACTGGTTTGAAAAACATTTTCAAAATGAAAAGCTTCTTCCTTTAAAAGACAATTATGTCCTGGTAGAAATGTCATATATAAATGCACCCATACAGTTATATAAAATTTTATTTGATTTACAGGTCGCAGGATACAAACCCATTTTAGCGCATCCGGAACGCTATTTATTTTATCATAAAAATTTCATTGAATACGAAAGACTAAAAAAAGCAGGGTGTTTGTTTCAATTGAATTTATTGGCTGTTGTAGGCTACTACGGTGAAGAAGTTACTAAAATCTCTGAACAGTTATTAAAAAACAAAATGTATGATTTTGTTGGTACAGATGTACATCACAGCAATCACATCGCTGCCTTTGATAAAAGAGTAAAAATAAATGCAATTGAAGGAATAAAGGAAATCATATCCAACAATCAATTTTTTAAATTTTAAAATTCATTTGTTTTACCAATAACTAAAAAAGGTTCAAAATTATTTGAACCTTTTAATTTTTTCATAAAACAGACTATATTTAACTTATATCTTTTTTGATTTTTCTAAACCATGATTTTTTTCTATTTTAACACCATAGCCATAACCATAGCCATATCCTTTGGTCGAATCAGTATCATTAAGCACAATACACATATTTGGCAATTTCTTTTCTCTGTAAAATGTATTTGCGATAGATAACATTCTTTTCTCTAAAACATTCGCACGCATTACATATACAAAAGTATCTGCATTTTTAGCCACCAATAATGTGTCAGCTACTAAACTGACAGGAGCTGTATCTACTATAATGTAATCGTATTCCTTTTTTAATGTTTCAAATAGAGTATCTACATTTTTACTCATCAACAACTCTGCAGGATTTGGTGGGATTACACCAGATGGCAATATGTAGAAATTTTGATAGTCATTATGCTTAATAATGTATTTGTTTATATCTGTATCATTTGATGACAAATAATTAGTTAAACCAAAATTTGGCATTGCAAAATAATCCATAAATTTTGGATTTCTAATATCCATTCCTATCAGTAAAACTTTTCTTCCGGATAATGCGAAAGTAGCAGCCAGATTTACTGATACTAATGTTTTACCTTCTGCAGGAAAAGTAGAGGTCACAAAAATAGTTTTTGCTAGACCATCCTGAACATTTGTCAACATAAATTCAAGGTTTGTCCTGACAATACGTATCGCCTCTGCTGAACTTGTCCTGCTTTCAGTTTTGATCAGTTCATTTGCATCATCAGAAGTAGGGATATCCCCAATAAAAGGTATTTGCGTTTTACCCTCCAGATCCAGTCTGCTTTTAATTTTTGTATCTAATAAATCATGTCCGTAGATAATTCCAAAGGGGATCAAGAGGCCAACTAACAATCCTACTAGATAGATAACTTTTTTCTTTGGGCTAACAGGTGTTTTATTCGCCATTGCTGCATCTATAACTCTGGCGTTGGGTTCTGTAGCTGCCAATGAAATAGCTGTCTCTTCACGTTTTTGTAATAAATACAAGTACAGTTCTTCTTTTACTTTTTGCTGCCTTGCGATTACCCTGAATTGACGTTCTTGTACTGGGATTTTACCAATTTTACTATTTAAAATCCTTTCCTGACTTTTTAAATCACGGTTTTGAATCTTTAGATTAGACTGCATTCTTTTTAAACTTGCAGCTATATTAGCTTTTAAAGATGATATCTGCTGATCTAATTTTATTACCGAAGGATTTTCAGTTGTAGCCGATTTTAAAATCCGGTTACGATCTAAAACTAATTTATTATAAGACGTAATTAATCCGCCTGCGTCTCCATTCTCTGCTATAATGTTAGTTGGCAATAAATCCGCATTCGTACTTTTTTTCATAAAATCAAGCAAAGACGAAACCACATTTAACTGAATCTCTGTTTCAATACCTTTTTTATCATACTCATTTGAACCTTCAATAAAAAGTTTGGCTTCAGATTCTATATCTGTTAACTGGTTTGATTTTTTAAAACTTTCTACATCCTGTTCAACTCCATCCAATTCCTGTGTGATTAATGTCAAACGTTCTGAAATAAATTTAGACGTATTTTCAGAAATAAAATTTTTATCTTCAGCTGCATCCTGATTATAGATCTGAATCATATTATCAAGAAAATCTTCAGCCTTTTTTTGAACAGGGTCAGTTATAGAGATACTAACTACACTACTTGTTTTACTTATTGGTTGTACATTTAATCTGTTTCTAAAACTTGCTGTTACATTCTCAAGTGGACTAATTATAATTCTAATTGGTTTATCTTTTCCAATATAATTTTGTTTATAAAATGCCGTCTTGCCAATAATTAACACCCCTATAGTTGTAGGGATTTTTTCACCAAATTTAAACTGCTTTTTTGATGATAAAATAACATTTTCTACCATAGTTTCATCCATAATTACATTTTCTAAGGAAAAACTATCTCTAGACAATAAATCTAATTTGAACGTTACATTCGCCTGATCAAATAGCTCGGTTTTATTAAGAAAATAAATACTAATTGGGCTGTTACCATAAATATCACGATCTACAACATTTCCTTCAAC encodes:
- a CDS encoding dihydrolipoamide acetyltransferase family protein; translated protein: MARFELRLPKMGESVAEATITNWLKQVGDKIEADEAVLEIATDKVDSEVPSEVSGILVEQLFGKDDLVQVGQVIAIIETEGDSASKVKSIEKTVIPAEAIEIEKTIDAVREAVLTPQNFSDSDKFFSPLVKNIAKEEGISVSELEGIPGSGKEGRVTKEDILKYIENRKSDDKKVEVVLSPKSAEPIPQKTQHTVPVSVNGEDEIVEMDRMRKLISGYMTASLQTSAHVQSFIEVDVTNIVKWREKVKATFEKREGEKLTFTPIFMEAVAKAIKDFPGINISVEGDYIIRKKNINLGMAAALPNGNLIVPVIKNADQLNLVGMAKAVNDLANRAKTGKLKPDDTQGGTYTVTNVGTFGSVFGTPIINQPQVGILALGAIRKVPAVIETPEGDFIGIRQKMFLSHSYDHRVVDGALGGSFVKRVAEYLEAFDVDRDF
- a CDS encoding glycosyltransferase family 2 protein, with the translated sequence MQLSVVILSYNVRYFLEQCVLSVQEALSGIDGEIIVVDNNSDDDSCIMMKSRFPEVRLIENKENSGFPRGNNIGVAEAKGKYICILNPDTVVAEDTFIKILAFAEGKKNLGIIGCKLIDGTGNFLPESKRGIPTPWVAFTKIFGLYKFFPNQKLFNQYYAQHLSENKTGKVDILVGAFMVMERELYLQIGGFDENCFMYADDIDLSYSVLQNQKNNYYFHETSVIHYKGESTVKDEKYMRRFQEAMEFFYQKHFRKSLFFSVFIKVGIFLFSVVKMFQGKPKLNPLPESYVFFSENEILSPQLSSILKNKVSFLDFKKEKMVNSCLLSGGKRIEVILDNQYVSFKKCIEILESLKRTNITFKILPKKTSFIIGSNSKNERGEIIKIE
- a CDS encoding tyrosine-protein phosphatase; its protein translation is MLSFLKQKPHLKDLLSGDYIDIHSHLLPGIDDGAKTISDTESLIKSFEKIGVSQFITTPHISHYIWNNSPQTIQKNHAETSVLLSNTNASKPFLAAAEYFMDDWFEKHFQNEKLLPLKDNYVLVEMSYINAPIQLYKILFDLQVAGYKPILAHPERYLFYHKNFIEYERLKKAGCLFQLNLLAVVGYYGEEVTKISEQLLKNKMYDFVGTDVHHSNHIAAFDKRVKINAIEGIKEIISNNQFFKF
- a CDS encoding GumC family protein, producing the protein MQDFYNEPIEDEINEVNLREQLDKYLIHWKWFVLSVILCLILAFLYLRYTTPSYEASTSILVKDEKKGDMLSELSAFSDLGLGGGSVNNVDNEIEILKSRTLVESTVKKLNLNITLLVEGNVVDRDIYGNSPISIYFLNKTELFDQANVTFKLDLLSRDSFSLENVIMDETMVENVILSSKKQFKFGEKIPTTIGVLIIGKTAFYKQNYIGKDKPIRIIISPLENVTASFRNRLNVQPISKTSSVVSISITDPVQKKAEDFLDNMIQIYNQDAAEDKNFISENTSKFISERLTLITQELDGVEQDVESFKKSNQLTDIESEAKLFIEGSNEYDKKGIETEIQLNVVSSLLDFMKKSTNADLLPTNIIAENGDAGGLITSYNKLVLDRNRILKSATTENPSVIKLDQQISSLKANIAASLKRMQSNLKIQNRDLKSQERILNSKIGKIPVQERQFRVIARQQKVKEELYLYLLQKREETAISLAATEPNARVIDAAMANKTPVSPKKKVIYLVGLLVGLLIPFGIIYGHDLLDTKIKSRLDLEGKTQIPFIGDIPTSDDANELIKTESRTSSAEAIRIVRTNLEFMLTNVQDGLAKTIFVTSTFPAEGKTLVSVNLAATFALSGRKVLLIGMDIRNPKFMDYFAMPNFGLTNYLSSNDTDINKYIIKHNDYQNFYILPSGVIPPNPAELLMSKNVDTLFETLKKEYDYIIVDTAPVSLVADTLLVAKNADTFVYVMRANVLEKRMLSIANTFYREKKLPNMCIVLNDTDSTKGYGYGYGYGVKIEKNHGLEKSKKI